The Helianthus annuus cultivar XRQ/B chromosome 15, HanXRQr2.0-SUNRISE, whole genome shotgun sequence genomic sequence aaatttaCAATCGATGAAGCTCTAACTGGCTCCAGAGTTTAAAACAAGTTTCTAACAAATGCAACATTTACGAGAAATAGATATGTAAGGATTTGTCTTGAACTGCTTCTGCTGCAGCAGATTGGAAAGCTCAAGCATTGCCTTTATTGCCATCAATGGCTATGTTCTTCCCGTCAGTCGCCCTCTTTGGGCAGCGGGTCTTTATATGCCCTTTCTTGCCACATTCATAACACGTGGCGTCTTTCAACTCTTTGCATTCATGGGACTTGTGGTCCAACACTTTACAGATGCCACAACCCTTGTTCTGCTCACGGAGACATTTTCCGAAGTGTCGCTTCCCGCAGGTTTTACATTTGGGTTTCGCCTCATTCAGCTTGGACTGGTTATAATTCGAACCAGTCTTACCCTTTTTGAAATCTTTACTTAGGGTATTATCATGCTTTCGCTTATGATCCTCCTCGGCTTTACTCGCCCATGCTCTTATTTCATATTCAGTGAGAGAAAGAGCCAGATCCACAGCGGATCTATAAGTAGCAGGTTTGGAGGATTTAACCATCCCCTTGATTTCTGGAGCGAGTCCTACAATAAACTGCGCAATGCACTTAGACTCGGGGGTGATTAAGTATGGCACGAGTCTTGATAAGGAGTTGTAATCAGACAAATAGGCTCGACACTCGAGGCCTTTCATGGTCAGCTTTAGAAAATCAGTTTCAACTTTCTCCACCTCGTGAGGTGGGCAATAAGTCTCGTGGATCAATTCCACGAACTTTGACCAACTCAGGTTGTACATTTCAACCTTGGCAGTGGATTGGATTAGTGCCTTCCACCAAGTCAGAGCATCCTCCTTGAAGGATTGGGACACGAATTTAACAGTGTCCTTGGCGGCACAACCGCTTATATCAACAACGGTTtccatttcatccaaccactTTAGAGCATCGTTTGCTCCAATCTCACCCGTAAAGTCACGGGGTTTACATGAAACAAAGTATTTATAGGTACACCCCTTCTTATAGTCATGAGACTCGGCTTTCTTGATACTCTTAATACTTTGCTCACTCTTAGTTGAGGAGGATTGAGCCTTTTCAGTCTTATGAGTATTAGAATAAGGTTTAATCACAAAGTTCTATCTCTGTACTGATGGCTCTGTCCCTTTAAGTGTGGCCATAAATCCAGCCAGGGCTTTACTGACTTCATCGGCAACTATTGATCAAAGACGATTCTCTTTGTCATTACGGTTCGGGTGCTCTAAATCATCACCACCGTTTTTCTTATCTGCTTTGCCAATACTCAGGCTCGCCATAACTTTATCTGAAAGATAATAAAGCCATCAGTAATTCTTCAAGAACTAAATAGCAAATTTAATTTATTTGCATTAGATCTTACAGATCTATATGTTTATATATCAACTTCATTAGTCCTGCTTACCACAATTGGTAATGGACTTAACCATATAACTCATCGGCTTGTCACAAGAGATATTTAAATATAGCACATTAGCTTGTCATGAAGGACATTTAAATATAGCATATTGGCTTGTCACGAAGGACATTTAAATATAACACATTGGCTTGTCACGAAGGACAATTAAATATAGCACATTGGCTTGTCATGAAGGACATGAAAGACACGGCATAAAGGCCTGTCATAGGATTGTGAAGGATATGGCACAGAGGCCTCGTCAGGAAGGACATGCTAGATATGGCATTAAGCCTTGTCACAAAGGACAACTAAGAAATACATAAGCCGCGGTCTCATTTGATCAAAGGGctttaaggtttgaacatagttcattacctttGGATAAGGGGCCGTATACCACAACTGTAGTCACAATTGACGATataatatggcccgtaggcaattCATTTGACATCACTAAGGATGTTAAACTAATGGTCATCGCACTGATGATATCAGTCATGATCGCACTTGATCATATAGACTGTGAGGTTTGGGCATAGCCCTCCAATTTGGACAGGGAACCATAATGGTCACAATTGTCATTGTCTCCAATGGACGATATAAAATGGTCTGTAGACGAGACATCACTAGGGATGTTTAGTATGATTATGATGTTGATGGTgttagtcatgatcgcattgatcatatagactattagACTTGGGTATAATCCATTACTTTAGATAGGGAGCCATAAAGGTCACCACTATCCTTGTCTAATCGACAATATGGTAAAATACAGCTCGTAGGCACTTCATCTCTAGGGATGTTAATATTATGATCATCATACTGATGATATTAGTCAGGATCGCACGGATCATATAGACCATGAGAATTGAACATGGCTCACCCCCTTTGGGCAAGGAATCATAAAGATCACAATTACCTTGTCACAATTGGACAATATAATATAGCCCGAAGGCTAAACATCATTAAGGATGTTAAACATAATCGTCATATTGATGAttttagtcatgatcgcattgatcatatagactattagGCTTGAGCATAGCTCATTACCTTAGACAGGGGATCATAAAGTTCACAATGTCAATGTCTCAAATGGACAATATGTTATAGCCTGTAGGCAAAACATCACTAAGGATGTCAAATAATATGATCATCGTattagatgatattagtcatgatcgcattgatcatatagactatgaAGCTTGGGTATAACCCACCTCCTTAGACAGGGATCCATAAAGGTCACAACTGTCTTTGTTTTACTTACAAAGCAGTATTATGATTCCTCTCCTTCCACGTAGTTGGGAATTGTTAGAGATTTGGAACGAGTATCGTTACGAAGTTGGACGAGAGTTTTCTCCTTTCCACGCAGTTGGGAATTTGTTGGAGATTTTTAAATGATACGTTTCAGTCAACATATTGAATATAAATTCTTCACCTCATTTGGAGATGCGTCTCAATTGACGTTGAAAATATAAATTCCTCTTCGTATTGGGAGATTTAGGAATATGTCGCAGTTGACGTTTAAGTATAAGTCCCTATCCATATTGGGATAATTGGGAATACGTCTCAATACAGTCAACGTACAAAATACAGCTCAATAAAGTACACTGTATAATTATATGCCCCTCTCCTTATGGGGAGATTTGGGGATACGCCTCCATATAGTACAGCGTATATCATACGGCTCAATATAGTACACCGTTTAAATATATATCCTTCTCCACATTGGGAGATTCGGGGATGAATAGCATCGCATAGATGGATGAAATTTCTATCTCCTTTCCACACATTCGGGAATTAGTTGGAGATCTTAGATAAGTGTCGTCCCATAGTTGGACAAGAATCACTTAAAGATTTTTAAGATTATATTGGTGTGAGGGAATCAGTTTTCCATTTCTATCACCTTTTCAACCACTACCATTGGTGGGAAATTTAAGACAGAGTCTTTTATCATGGCCTTATTTACCAGTCTTAATTACATAAGAACTAGTAGACTGAGTAAATTGAAAAGAGATTTATTTGCTTGATTGCTAGCGGTCCTTCGACTAATCCGTCTTCACCCAATAGAGTTGGCACCTTTAGTCCTTCTCCTCATTTGGAGTTTCCAGGACACGTCTTATTTGACGTTTTAATTATATGCACTTCTCCTTAGTTGGAGATTTGGTATACACCTCAATATAGTACAGTGTATACGATACGGCTCAATAAAGTACACCGTTTATAATATACCCTTTCTCCACATGGGATATTCGGGAATAGGCCTCAATAAAGTACAATGTATATAATACAGCTCAATAAAGTGCACTGTATATGATACGGCTCAATAAAGTACACTGTTTATAAATAAGCCCCTCTCCTTATCGGGAGAATTTGGGGATACGCCTCAATAAAGTACAGCGTATATGATACAATTCAATAAAATACACTGTATTTGGTACGGCTCAATAAAGTACACCAGTTATAAATAAGCCCCTTTCCTTATTGGGAGAATTTGGGGATATGTAGTCACATATTTGGACAAACATTTTGCCCTTTTTCAACCACTCAGTGGTGGTAAGATGTGCTTTTGGCCTTGTCTATTGCGCAATCAAGAGGTCTGTTTGATACGTTAGGAGCAATAAATGTGACCTTCACATTATGTGAAGGAAAAATCATAAAATGGGCTCCATAAAATCAATGATTCTTCTTATGGCAGTAATATCGCCAAAATATATAAGATGTTTACTATTAGCCGATATCAGTACAACATGACCCTTAGGAGATCttagtggttccatgcattaaaccgtCATACTGGCCAGGCATGAAAGCAATCTATGGGATACACAAAGATACTGCCAATTATCATATGGTGCTTTTATCAAACTAAGTTTGGCATTTGTTAAAGATCAATGAAATAAAAATCATTGCCGTACTCCAGTTGAAGAATTTTTGGCGAGAGTTGCcaagtttatataatataatatataccCAGATGGGTTTGAATTAATTGAGTTCGAAGACTCGAAATTATATGCTTTAAGCATGAATCAAAGAAAGTGATTCCTTTTTCTGCTTATTCTCTAGAATAAAAAAACATTTGAATCGAAGAATAGAAACTTTGGTGCAAAGTGCACACATAACATTGCCATGATACGGCTTTCCAATATTGTTGCTGTTTCAATTAGCTGGTGATATATCACCGGAATGTCTTATCAAATATGATAGACTTTTGATAAATGATATTAGGATATCATAGAAATATCAAAAGATTTATCAGATGGTGAGGTTTAGCATCCTCGTATAGGAGTCATCGTCTCCAAAGCATATGTAGTTCACCATGTGGAACTTCAAGCTACTCAAAGGTAGAGATCATTGAGTCCGCGACCCATCACAGATTCTTTATCTGGTCCGCGACGTCTTGGCGGTATAAAATCAATAACTACTATATAGTCAAGAGTAGTCTTATGTTCAGGTCTAGACTCGGAGTTTTTAATGGAATATGCATTTGTGACATTTGAGATTAGACACTAAGAGCTAGTGTCTAATTCACTCAaactgtagctctgataccaacctgtcacaccccgatttccggtGGGCCCGGATGGGTACACACGTGACGGATTggataacagttatcacaatatAATAATATGCAGCGGAAGTATTggatttaaattattaaaataaagctTGAATATATAAAAGTATTACAAGCGTACGATACAAGCCCACAGGCAGGATCCAAATAAACAGAGCTTTAGACATCATAGGCCTTAAGCTTCAGGAGTGCAAATTCCTTAGCCTTCATTCTAGCCGACCCGTAATCCCAGCCTATTATAAGGTTCGGTACCTGCTGTTCAATatttttgaaaatacgtcagctaaagctggtaaatacaattaactgactctttggAAAAATAGTTTTTCAAAAAGAGTTTTATACATATGGATAACCCATAGGTGATCCTTTAATTAAATCTTGGGATTTTTCTTGTTACGAGATTATATGCTTAATTAACCCATTGGGTTGTCCGGACATGGTATTAACAACCCCCAATAACAGTAATTATCAAGTAAACGGAATAAAACTGTATTCATACACTTTTGCGCAATCATAGGCGACTTACTTGTGTAATAACCGTCCCAAGAGGCATATTTGCCATCCCAAGTTTACACTAAAATAAGTCAAGAGTATTTacctttttgctagcttccaaTCAATAAGACTATATTTGGTAAAAAGCCGCAAGTCTAAGTATATTGACCCAAGTCCAATTATCTGGGGGTACTATAGTCTGGAATGAACAGATTTATTATATGTTAGAATATATACGGGCCAAAGGTAGTTCCTTTAGACATGACCCGATACTTAAGAATAGGTTCGCTAGCTTAAGCGTATACCAAATAGAATACGGGTAAACAAggtacattctggattttgagatcaaaacgataaggttaaacccCTTTTTGgtaaacttatgtaaactagttacgtaagtctcaccgtacgcgtataagcgataacgggtaaccggatgagtcatgaacaagttccatATGCCAATACACTTTAACcaagttataatatcagtaggatattaAATTATATGCCCCttaaggttttaaaatcaaattatgccttataagggcattttggtaattttacaactTATAAAAGGAGCTTGCAAGTAAACTGATGTCATGGTCATAAACATTCTGTAAAAATGTTTAAGTTATGATAtcatatcagtaggatatcaaatacatgtgtggtttagggtttatgaccaaactatgcactgcatttcacacatagttttgaGACATTATTTGGGATTCTGAGTTcataacttatacctactgtaaaaacatttaaaatggtttataaaatcagtaggtaacaagtcttggttcacacatatggtttaaaaccatactacgcGCCTAAACGGCGTTAAAGTCGTTAAATGCCGATTTATGCGAAGATTTATGAAATCTATGTTATGACCAGCTTTgaataattaaaatattttatttgtcataACATATCAGTAAGTAAAAGGTTTGGTTTGAATATTATGCTTAAAATACATTTTAAGTACCATAAGGGCCTTATCGTCATTTATCGGCATTGTATACGAAACTGAAGTTAAACTCAGTTTACAATCTGACTTAGCATCCCAAATAATCCTAATTATAATATCATATCAGTAGGTAACGATTTTTATACgaaaattatgtttaaaactcattttatacttaaaagggtattttagtccttTTAAAAGCATAGTTTACGACCATATGCGTAAACTCAGTTTATGACCAGTTTATAGGCACCAAAATATTCtaaacatgtttacttatcagtACATAACTCACTTGCATGCTCATTTATGTCTTAAACCTTATTTTTAatcaaaagggcattttagtcaaagtATGGCATAATAACGGAACATGCGCATAAACTCAGATTCCTAATCCGATCATGTAATATAACCTTATGGGATTATACTACATTATATTACGATCATAACGGAACCTAAAATCAGTAGCATACTAGTCTAATTCGGTTTATAACCAAAAGTCAACGTAGAAGTCAATCtacgcgactttcggttgcgaaccgaccctaaaacgggaattgacgagccgaacatgtttacacatgttctattaattattaccaagttgtttaagtgataaaacatattttagaACACTCTTAAACTCAGATCGCAATTATTTTAAAATTCTGTCCCGTTGActttttaaattaatattattttgACTCGTCAATCGACCTAGCAAACGTGattcttaggaggtgcccttttgagggattaacacctacctaattatgatcacgtagccatgttcgttgcgaacaatggcttgacCGTTTAAGGTCTAGCTAAAAGTCTAAGCGTTATTATGATAACGCTTGACTTTTGGCTTAAAAGCCTATAAAACATAAACTAGTGgctaggaacacttacaaagggtcctagcaatcttttcaACTAGAATAGGCTTCCTTGTGATCAGAAGTCCCCATAAGAGAAGGATAGAAAGAAATGGTGCAAGTGAAAATGAAAGACTCATGGCTTATTTATACTAATTTGAGAAGAACAAGATCTTGACAAGTGTAATGTGTGTTCTCCAAGTAATTATAGGATCATTACATGTGTAAAACCATGTTTTAAAAACAATTAACACCCATAGAATTGATTTTATGTAAGTATGGGTGGTATGTGTGGAGAACAAGGaaaggaaaaaaaatgaaaatcatTCTGCTGTAGATCAAGGCCTCGTAGCCCGCGTAGAAATTCAGGGGGGgaggtcgcggcccgcgacactAACCCGGATCAacaaaactattttaaatattGACACATTTAGCCACTTAACCTTTTAACTTGATATAACTATCATATTTAGCACTTTTACCCCTCAAGTTAGGTTGTAGGTATTCTTGGAAGTATAACCGAACATCGTTACACTCCAGGTtcgtcaaaaggtcactcagaggtataaattaacatgttgacgcttttaaccccccTTGATGCACAAACTTTTGAATTATATTGCAAACGGTTTCGTTTATCCAATAAGTGGCTTATTAAAAGAATACGAATACCAtgtaaggtcactcagaggcttaGTTTAAGCATGCTGACACCTTTAGTCCTTGCATATTTAAAGTTTTCATTGTTTGGCAATAATAGTCCCTCCTAGTCAATGATTGACATAGCTAGGATTAGGGACACGCGTCGATACATAACTggacatgattttacgaggtgttacaaccaGCCACCTCAAATCATGGCTCCACCCTACCCTTAAAACATGATCCAGCCTTACTATCAACCTAACCCACCCATGGTGCCACCAGCCAGAGCCTGTTTCTACTGCGGTGACCCTAGCCATTTCCGCAACACTTGTCCACGCTTGGTCAACATTATCAACGCACAAGCACAAGCCAATTCAGTCAACTAAGCGAACCAGGCTAATCAACCTGCTCGAGGCAGagctttcaacatcaatgctaaTCGGGCGCaggctgataacaacgtggttaatggtacggtCTTGACTAATGGTATTTACGCGTCTATACTTTTCGACTCAGGGgcagataaaagttttgtgtcagGATTTTGAGCTATTCTTGGTGTTCCCCGTAAAAATTTGGCCAATTCTTTTACTGTCAAAGTAGCTGACGGAAAGCCTGTTTTTACTAATTCTGTTATTCGTGGATGCACTCTTAATTTAAACGAGCCTGAATTTCtcatcgacctcattccgatgaAGTTGGGGAGTTTCGATGCaatcataggcatggattggttgacCAAACACCGTGCTGAGATTGTGTGTTTCGACAAATACATTCGTATCCCTCTCGCTGACAGACAACTTCTTCGATTGTTTGGCGAGACTTCTTCAAAAGGGCTCAAGTTGATGTTGTGCACCCAAGCCCAAAAGTATCTACGCAAAgaatatgtggctttcttagcccATATTGTGGACAAAAAAAGCAAGGAAAGGAAGTTAGAAGATATTCCTATCgcacgtgattttcctcaagtttTCCCTGAAGTCATCTCTGGACTTCCTCATGTGCGAGaagtcgagtttcgtattgatctcatCCCAGGCGCAATGCCTGTTGCCAAATCACCTTATTGGTTGGCTCCCACTAAGATGCAAGAGTTAGCCGGCCAATTGCAAGAGTTGACTGATAAGGGCTTTATACGtgctagctcgtctccttggggtgcaccagtttTGTTCGTAAAGAAAAAAGATGGTtctttccgtatgtgtatcgactatcgggagcttaacaagctaaccatcaagaaccgatatccTCTACCACGAATTGATGATTATTGTATCAACTTCAGGGTGCTACTTGTTTTTGGAAGATTGATTTAcgatctggttatcatcagcttaGGGTTCGAGAAGAGAATGTTCCTAAGACCGCCTTTCgcactcgctatggtcattatgagtttatagtcatgccttttgggctGACCAATGCTCCAGCAGtatttatggatttaatgaaccgagtCTTTAGACCATATGTGGATCGTTTCATCATAGAttttatcgatgatatcttgatttattccaagacCAAGTCTGATCATGAACGACACCTTCGACTCATACTGGAACTATTGCAAACTTAAAAATTATATGCAAAGTTGtctaagtgtgagttctggttgaaggaagtacaatttcttggtcacgttgttaAGGACAAAGGCATTCATCTTGACCCTGCCAAGATTGAAGCCGTTAAAAATTGGCATACACCGCGTATACCCACTGAGATTCGTTCCTTCCTTGGTTTAGCTGGATATTATCGGCATTTTATCGCCAACTTTTCAAGGATCGCTCTACCCTTCACAACCTTGACTCATAAAGGCAAACCatttgattgggggcctaagcaagAAGAGGCTTTTCAGACTTTGAAGCAGAAGCTATGTGATGCACTAATCCTCACTCTACCTGAAGGTTCTGACGATTTTGTtatctattgtgatgcatcgggTCAAGGGCTCATTGTGTcttgatgcaacgaggcaaggtgaTAGCTTACGCCTCGAGGTATCTAAaagtccacgagaagaactacaccactcatgatcttgagctTGTGCGGTAGTATTTGCTCTTaaaatttggaggcattatctctaCGGTGCGAAGTGTGAGATCTATACCAACCTTAAAAGCCTTcagcatattctcaatcagaaggaattaaacatgtgtcaacgacgttgggtggaattattgaatgattacgactgcgagattcgctaccatcctggccAAGCAAATGTCGTAGTCGATGCTCTCAGTCGCAAAGAGTACGCAAATTCAATCCACCTTGTGTGTTCTCAAATTTTGTCTGATCTCGAGAATCGTATTCGTAAAGCTCAACACACCTCTACCACAATGAACGATCTACGTGATGAATTATCTTGTGGTGTAGAAACAAAGCTGGAATCTGAGTCTAATGGAATTCTCCACTTCTTAAACCGAATGTGGATACCTGACCGCAAGGATCTTCCTACGTTTTTTAtgaatgaagctcataaatcgcGATATTCGATTCATCCAGGGCTGATAAGATGTACTAGGATCTccgaactacttattggtggcttggaatgaagaaggatatagcggTATTCGTTTCAAAGTGCCTTACCTGCTCTAAAGTTAAAGCGGAACATCAACGACCCTcgggtttgcttgtacaacccgAAATTCCAGTTTTTGGAAGTGGAAAAACataaccatggattttattactggGTTACCTCGCACTTCCAGTGgttatgatactatttgggtcatagttgatctcTTGACGAAATCCGCTCATTTTATTCCCATTCGTGAAGATTATAAGAACGAGAAATTAGCTTGGATTTATATTGATGAAATAGTGAGTCGTCACAGTATACCTTTGAGTATTATATCAGATCGTGATGGACGTTTCACTTCATGTACATGGCAAGCTGTACAGACCGCTCTGGGCACTCAACTCGATCTCAGTACTGCTGATCACCCGCAGACTGATGgtcagtctgagcgcactattcagacgcttgaagacatgctctgtTCTTGCGTTATTGACTTCAAAGGGAACTGGGATGTTCATCTGCCATTAATCGAGTTCTCTTATAATA encodes the following:
- the LOC110913398 gene encoding uncharacterized protein LOC110913398 is translated as METVVDISGCAAKDTVKFVSQSFKEDALTWWKALIQSTAKVEMYNLSWSKFVELIHETYCPPHEVEKVETDFLKLTMKGLECRAYLSDYNSLSRLVPYLITPESKCIAQFIVGLAPEIKGMVKSSKPATYRSAVDLALSLTEYEIRAWASKAEEDHKRKHDNTLSKDFKKGKTGSNYNQSKLNEAKPKCKTCGKRHFGKCLREQNKGCGICKVLDHKSHECKELKDATCYECGKKGHIKTRCPKRATDGKNIAIDGNKGNA